The following is a genomic window from Sutcliffiella horikoshii.
AATGGACGAATTAAAGCAGGTTAAAGAAATTTCCAATCCGGATGAGATCTTCCTTGTTGTGGATGCAATGACAGGACAAGACGCTGTAAATGTAGCGCAAAGCTTCAATGAACAGCTTGGCTTGACTGGCGTTGTCTTAACAAAACTTGATGGAGATACTCGAGGTGGAGCTGCATTATCCGTAAAGGCGGTAACCAATACCCCGATCAAGTATATTGGTATGGGAGAAAAATTGGATGCCATCGAGCCTTTTCACCCTGAACGTATGGCCTCTCGTATTTTAGGTATGGGAGATGTGCTGACACTTATTGAGAAAGCACAGTCGAATGTGGACGAAGAGAAAGCCAAGGAGCTTGAACAGAAGCTGCGTACGATGAACTTTACGTTTGATGATTTCCTGGAACAGCTTGGCCAAGTGAGAAACATGGGTCCTCTTGATGAAATCCTGGGAATGATACCTGGAGCCAACAAGATGAAAGGCTTAAAAAATGTCCAGGTGGATGAAAAGCAGATTGGTCACGTTGAGGCAATCATTCAATCCATGACCAAAGCGGAGAAAGATAATCCAGATCTGATCAATGCAAGCCGCAAAAAGCGGATAGCAAAAGGTAGCGGACGACCTATTCAGGAAGTAAACCGTCTACTTAAACAATTTGAAGAGATGAAGAAAATGATGAAACAGATGACAAGCATGCAAAAAGGAAAAGGCAAAAAAGGCGGCTTCAAATTTCCTTTCATGTAAGCATCCACAGCATTTTTTCTCTTAATAAATAAAGTGACAAGAAAAAACACTTTACAAACAAGTAACTACTTGTTATCATACTATCTTGTGTGAAATATTTTCGGAGGTGCTATATTAAATGGCAGTAAAAATTCGTTTAAAACGTATGGGTTCTAAAAAATCCCCATTCTATCGTATTGTAGTAGCAGATTCTCGTTCTCCTCGTGATGGACGTTTCATTGAAACAGTTGGAACTTACAACCCTGTAATTCAACCAGCTGAAGTAAAAATCAATGAAGAACTAGCTCTTAAATGGTTACAAGATGGCGCGAAGCCTTCTGATACAGTTCGTAACCTTTTCTCTAACGAAGGTATTATGGAAAAATTCCACAATGCCAAATTAGGTAAGTAAGAGGCAAAATGACAAAACTAATCCAAACAATTGTGACGTCGTTGGTAGATCATCCAGAAAATGTAGTGGTTACGGAAAAAGAAACAGGTAATGTTCTTACGTATCAACTTACTGTACATCAAGATGATTTAGGGAAAGTGATTGGCAAGCAGGGGAGAATTGCAAAAGCAATCCGAACAGTTTTGTTCGCTGCTGCTTCTCACGAGAATAAACGAGTGCAATTAGAGATTATGGAGTAGGGGGAGGCTTTAGGGCTTCCCCTTTTCTTATGGTTGAAGAATGATAATAACAATTAACAAAAAGATTTAAGTGTTCCCTTTAAAGGGTACGCTATGATACATAAAACAGTTAAGTGCTGCGCGTGGAGGTGCATGAAATGTCAAAATGGTTCAACGTAGGGAAACTTGTTAATACCCACGGGATAAAAGGTGAGGTGCGT
Proteins encoded in this region:
- the ffh gene encoding signal recognition particle protein; protein product: MAFEGLADRLQNTIQKIRGKGKVSEQDVKEMMREVRLALLEADVNFKVVKDFVKRVNERAVGQEVMKSLTPGQQVIKVVKEELTALMGGEQSKIAVSSRPPTVIMMVGLQGAGKTTTTGKLANLLRKKHNRKPLLVAADIYRPAAIKQLETLGKQLSMPVFSLGDQVSPVEIAKQAIQKAKDEHHDYVLIDTAGRLHVDETLMDELKQVKEISNPDEIFLVVDAMTGQDAVNVAQSFNEQLGLTGVVLTKLDGDTRGGAALSVKAVTNTPIKYIGMGEKLDAIEPFHPERMASRILGMGDVLTLIEKAQSNVDEEKAKELEQKLRTMNFTFDDFLEQLGQVRNMGPLDEILGMIPGANKMKGLKNVQVDEKQIGHVEAIIQSMTKAEKDNPDLINASRKKRIAKGSGRPIQEVNRLLKQFEEMKKMMKQMTSMQKGKGKKGGFKFPFM
- the rpsP gene encoding 30S ribosomal protein S16, whose translation is MAVKIRLKRMGSKKSPFYRIVVADSRSPRDGRFIETVGTYNPVIQPAEVKINEELALKWLQDGAKPSDTVRNLFSNEGIMEKFHNAKLGK
- a CDS encoding KH domain-containing protein, yielding MTKLIQTIVTSLVDHPENVVVTEKETGNVLTYQLTVHQDDLGKVIGKQGRIAKAIRTVLFAAASHENKRVQLEIME